One window of Candidatus Eisenbacteria bacterium genomic DNA carries:
- a CDS encoding EamA/RhaT family transporter produces MHVSPALPVAYCLLAAMLFGASTPVSKALLGSFGPFTLAGLLYLGAALAVIPFSFRGGSAELRRDGRQRRLLGSAVLFGGVAGPVFLLFGLRASPAASVSLWLNVEVVATALLAWSFFHEHLDRRTVIAAGSVLLGGLLLAAPAGVAGLRAGAWVALACMCWGLDNNLTALVSGFTPPQTTAVKGLVAGTVNLALGVLFEGSPPAGIALLLALLVGGLAYGFSIALYISGAQLLGASRSQLLFSTSPFWGVVLAWTLFREPVLPAQIAAAPLMTAGLYFMLTARHEHEHTHVAMFHAHSHRHDDGHHNHVHPGLPAWVRHTHAHYHEPTTHTHPHVPDLHHRHEH; encoded by the coding sequence ATGCATGTGTCACCCGCCCTTCCCGTTGCCTACTGCCTACTGGCCGCCATGCTGTTCGGCGCCTCCACACCGGTCTCCAAGGCGCTCCTCGGGTCCTTCGGCCCCTTCACGCTCGCCGGACTCCTCTACCTCGGGGCCGCGCTTGCCGTCATTCCATTCTCCTTCCGCGGCGGGTCTGCTGAATTGCGACGCGATGGCCGGCAGAGGCGCCTGCTCGGCTCCGCGGTGCTCTTCGGCGGTGTCGCGGGCCCAGTGTTCCTCCTGTTCGGCCTACGCGCCTCGCCGGCCGCTTCCGTCTCGCTCTGGCTCAATGTCGAGGTCGTGGCGACCGCTCTCCTTGCGTGGAGCTTCTTCCACGAGCACCTTGACCGCCGCACAGTGATCGCCGCTGGGTCGGTCCTCCTCGGTGGGCTCCTTCTCGCCGCACCGGCGGGAGTCGCAGGTCTGCGCGCGGGAGCATGGGTCGCCCTTGCGTGCATGTGCTGGGGTCTCGATAACAACCTGACCGCACTGGTAAGCGGTTTCACACCTCCGCAAACTACAGCCGTGAAGGGCCTCGTTGCAGGAACCGTGAACCTCGCGCTCGGGGTTCTGTTCGAAGGCTCGCCACCCGCGGGAATCGCACTCCTTCTCGCGTTGCTCGTCGGGGGCCTCGCCTACGGATTTTCGATCGCGCTCTACATCTCGGGAGCTCAGCTGCTCGGCGCAAGTCGATCCCAGCTCCTTTTCTCAACTTCGCCGTTTTGGGGCGTCGTCCTGGCGTGGACGCTCTTCCGCGAGCCGGTGCTCCCGGCACAGATCGCCGCCGCACCGCTCATGACCGCGGGGCTCTATTTCATGCTCACGGCGCGGCACGAGCACGAGCACACGCACGTCGCGATGTTCCACGCCCACAGCCACCGACACGACGACGGTCATCACAACCATGTCCACCCGGGGCTGCCGGCCTGGGTGCGACACACGCACGCGCACTACCACGAACCGACGACCCACACCCACCCACACGTGCCGGACTTACATCACCGGCACGAGCATTGA